Proteins encoded together in one Anaerolineales bacterium window:
- a CDS encoding phosphoglucomutase/phosphomannomutase family protein, with protein MEVIHFGTDGWRGKIAEDYTFANVRRCAQGFAAHLLESGAAGRPVVVGYDRRFGSEHFAAASAEVLAGNGFPVLLTDGPTPTPTVSFAIGHQKACGGINITASHNPGTDNGFKVRDSRGAAVAPEHLKKIEAALPADPTDVKRIPFERGLTEGKIHMFDPAPAYLEQVRRMIDLEPLKRAPLKIVYDPMWGNGAGWMHRLLEGGRIEILEIHSERNPLFPEMLRPEPIQPNVDAGLRATVARGADGLVINDGDADRVGFGDEKGVFINQLQVYGLLALYMLEVRGLRGPIVKTLSTTSMLEKLGQKFGVPVFATGVGFKYVAPKMIETDALIGGEESGGFAFRGHAPERDGILAGLFLIDMMVRLERKPSELVTYLYQQVGGEYFYDRVDLPLPPGQREAALARVRAARPERIAGLRVTGRDSTDGFKYTMEDGGWLLVRFSGTEPVIRVYCETTHGGKVQAILEDGVRLVGLPPE; from the coding sequence GCCGCGGGCCGCCCGGTGGTCGTCGGATACGACCGGCGCTTCGGTTCGGAGCACTTCGCCGCGGCGTCGGCCGAGGTCCTGGCCGGCAACGGTTTCCCCGTCCTGCTCACCGACGGCCCCACCCCCACCCCGACCGTCTCCTTTGCCATCGGCCATCAAAAGGCCTGCGGCGGGATCAACATCACCGCCTCGCACAACCCCGGGACCGACAACGGCTTTAAAGTCCGGGATTCGCGCGGCGCCGCGGTCGCTCCGGAGCACCTGAAAAAAATCGAAGCCGCCCTCCCCGCCGATCCGACGGACGTCAAACGGATTCCCTTCGAACGCGGCCTGACCGAGGGGAAGATCCACATGTTCGACCCAGCCCCGGCTTATCTCGAACAGGTCCGCCGGATGATCGACCTGGAGCCGCTCAAGCGGGCGCCGCTTAAAATCGTCTACGACCCGATGTGGGGCAACGGGGCCGGATGGATGCACCGCCTGCTGGAGGGCGGCCGGATCGAGATCCTCGAGATCCATTCCGAGCGCAATCCCCTCTTCCCGGAAATGCTCCGCCCGGAGCCCATCCAACCCAACGTCGACGCCGGCCTGCGCGCGACGGTGGCGCGCGGCGCGGACGGGCTGGTGATCAACGACGGCGACGCCGACCGGGTGGGCTTCGGCGACGAAAAGGGGGTCTTCATCAACCAACTGCAGGTCTACGGCCTGCTGGCGCTGTACATGCTCGAGGTGCGCGGCTTGCGCGGACCGATCGTTAAAACCCTCTCCACCACCTCGATGCTCGAGAAACTCGGGCAGAAGTTCGGCGTGCCGGTCTTTGCCACCGGGGTCGGATTCAAATACGTGGCCCCGAAGATGATCGAAACCGACGCGCTGATCGGCGGCGAGGAATCCGGCGGATTCGCCTTCCGCGGGCACGCCCCGGAGCGCGACGGGATTCTCGCCGGCCTGTTCCTGATCGACATGATGGTCCGCCTGGAGCGCAAGCCTTCGGAGCTGGTGACATACCTCTACCAACAGGTGGGCGGAGAATATTTTTACGACCGGGTGGACCTGCCCCTTCCCCCCGGACAGCGCGAGGCGGCCCTGGCGCGGGTGCGAGCCGCCCGTCCGGAGCGTATCGCCGGCCTGCGGGTGACCGGCCGCGATTCCACCGACGGATTCAAATACACCATGGAGGACGGCGGCTGGCTGTTGGTGCGCTTCTCGGGCACCGAGCCGGTGATCCGAGTCTACTGCGAGACCACCCACGGCGGGAAGGTGCAGGCGATCCTCGAGGACGGAGTCCGGCTGGTCGGTCTGCCGCCGGAGTAG
- a CDS encoding TatD family hydrolase, whose amino-acid sequence MPSVDRAALIPPETLPGLTDTHCHLNLADFDSDRAQALERARRAGLVRILVPGIDLAGSRRAAEISRSDPILRFAAGVHPHESGSFDERTLAALRDLARGEGAAAIGETGLDYFRDRAPRERQQAAFRAQIGLACELGLPVIVHIREAREDALAILSEFAPAARGVLHAFSGDPRLAEQAAAMGYYFGIAGPLTYPKADRLRDTVRALPQDRILLETDSPYLPPQGNRGRRNEPALAAAVAVKAAEVLGLDPPGLADLTRRNAGRLFSWE is encoded by the coding sequence ATGCCCTCCGTCGACCGCGCCGCGCTCATCCCGCCGGAGACGCTCCCCGGCCTGACCGATACGCACTGCCATCTGAACCTTGCGGATTTCGATTCCGACCGCGCTCAGGCGCTCGAACGCGCGCGCCGCGCGGGGCTGGTGCGGATCCTCGTTCCGGGGATCGATCTGGCCGGCAGCCGCCGCGCCGCGGAGATTTCGCGCTCCGATCCGATCCTGCGATTCGCGGCCGGAGTCCACCCGCACGAAAGCGGATCCTTCGACGAGCGGACCCTCGCGGCCCTGCGGGATCTGGCGCGCGGCGAAGGCGCCGCCGCGATCGGCGAAACCGGGCTGGATTATTTCCGCGACCGCGCCCCGCGCGAACGCCAGCAGGCGGCCTTCCGCGCCCAAATCGGCCTGGCCTGCGAACTCGGCCTGCCGGTGATCGTCCACATCCGCGAGGCGCGCGAGGATGCGCTCGCGATTCTTTCGGAATTCGCCCCCGCGGCGCGCGGCGTACTGCACGCCTTCTCCGGCGACCCGCGCTTGGCCGAGCAAGCCGCCGCGATGGGGTACTACTTCGGGATCGCCGGGCCGCTGACCTACCCCAAGGCGGACCGCCTGCGCGATACGGTGCGCGCGCTTCCGCAAGACCGGATCCTTCTCGAAACCGACTCGCCCTACCTGCCCCCGCAGGGCAACCGCGGAAGGCGCAACGAACCGGCGCTGGCCGCCGCGGTCGCCGTAAAAGCGGCCGAGGTGCTCGGCTTGGATCCGCCCGGGCTTGCGGATCTCACCCGGCGCAACGCCGGGCGTTTGTTTTCTTGGGAGTGA